DNA from bacterium:
AAGGCGCTGCACATCCTCTCCGGATGCAGCGCCTTCAGCTTTTCTACGGGTTGGAATCCCCAGGTTACTGCCGCAGTACGCACGCCGGCAGACTTCCCCGCCTCGATGTCATACACCGAATCCCCTATCATCCAGGATTCTTCCCCATGCGCACCCACCAGTTCCATCATTGACAGCAACGGTACAGGCGAGGGCTTCATGGCGGAATAACTGTCTCCACCCGCAATATGTACAAAGTGCATGTCGAGTCGCAGCGCCTCGAGAATGGCACGCGACGCCTGCTCCGGTTTGTTGCTGATTACCGCCATGTTCACATCCAGGCGATCAAGCGTTTCACGCACGCCCGGATAGGGCTTGGTGGTATCAAGGGCATGCGCCGCATAGAGTTCACGGTAGCGTGGGACGGCCCCCGCCGGGATGTCCGCGTTCCATCCGGAAGCAAGCAGAATGCCATGGACAAGGTATTCCACTCCCCTTCCAATGCAGGGACGCAGACGCGCAAGATCTATTTCCGGCAAACCGAATTCAGCCAGAAGCAGGTTGGAGGCGATATGGATGTCACCCATCGAATCCACCAGCGTTCCATCGAGGTCAAACATCAAAAAAAGCGGCACAAACATCCCTTCTTGCTATGGAACAAACGTCCTCTCTGGCAAGTTACAGCTATATGCCGCGACGAAACACCCCCTTATTCATAAAAAAACGAAGAGAATGCGGCGTCAGACTTGCACTGCAGATAAAAATCATTTAGATTTAGAGACCACTTTTTGTGGAGGGGCTGTAGCTCAGTGGTAGAGCATCTGCCTTTTAAGCAGAGGGTCGATGGTTCGAGCCCATCCAGCCTCACCAAAAAGTTGAATGCGGAAGTGGTGAAATTGGCAGACACACCATCTTGAGGGGGTGGCGCTCGAAAGGGCATGCGGGTTCAAGTCCCGCCTTCCGCACAACTCTCTTTTACACTGCAAGTCTCGCCGAACTGCTCTTCAATGTTCCACAGCAAGAAGGCGTAAGGAGTCAGAATCATGCTCAAGCGGATCATGTTCCTGTCCATTATTATTCTGGCAATTGCCGCGACATCGGCATTCGCACAGGACAATAACGAGGCAAAGAAACTCTTCAACGAGGGCAATGCCCTTCTGAAGTCCGGCGATTTTGCAGGCGCCATTACGAAATACGATGCTGCACTGAAGCTCGAGAAACACGAGTTCTACTATTACCAGAAGGGACTCGCGCTGAAGAAGTCGCGTAAAACCGACGAAGCGCTTGAAGCATTCAAATCGGCCGTCAAAACCAATCCCGAATGGGCCATTGGTTATTTTGCACTGGCAGGCGCCTATTTTTCCGATGGAAAGTATCAGGATGCCATCGAGAACTACGAACTCGCACTGAAGAAAAATCCCACACTCGGTCAGGCGAAAAAAGGTCTGGCGGCCGCACAGACGGCACGTGCTCAGCAGCTGCTCACCAAAGGTGAAACCGGCAAGGCCGCCGAACTGGCTGCAAGTGCTGTCGAGAACGATGAAAGCTATGACAAGGCGTATGTGATCATGGCGCAGGCTTACAACAAGGATGGCAAGTACAATGACGCCATCAAGGCCGCTCAGAATGGGATCAAGTACAACAAAAGCCCGCGTAAGGGCGCCGCGTACTTCGAGCTCGGCCTCGCTTACCGCAACCTCGGTAGCACCGCGAAAGCGAAGGATGCGTTTACCAACGCGAAAAAAGATCCCTCCTACGCACGAAACGCCGACTACGAGCTGAAAATGCTCAAGTAAAGCCCACACAGAGCTTCAAAAAAATCCCTCCGTAAACACGGAGGGATTTTTTTTATGGAACACCGTAGGCGCCTGTCTCGGCGTAGTTGAGTATGACGAGACGAAGCCGGGAAGCTCCCGCGCACCGCAGGTGCTCACGCGCTCGTCCCGCGCTTGCGGGACGAGCTCATGCGTGCCGCCAGGCACTCCCGCGCGCCGTAAGGCGCTCAAGCGCAGCGAAGCTGCTCACGCGCGAGTCCCGCGCTTGCGGGACGAGCTCTACATGCTTGCTTCGAGCATCAGGCGGAAACGGCGCATGGGAGCGATGTTGGCAACGACTTCAGTGTAATGATACTGGAATACGTTATCGACGAGGAAACTCAGACGCAGCGGGAGTCCGACCGAGCCGCCTTCCAGCGCGAGACGCAGATCGGTCACGTAAGCAGCCACGCGTTTCTCCGAATCCGGAATGACGATGGTCAGCTCGCGGTCAATGTTCTCCATGCGTGAGACATAGCGGAAATCCGCACCGAGACTGACGGGACCAAGGGTGAGATTTCCCGAAAGATACACGAGATGGCGTGGACGGTATTTGAGAATGGACTCCGTACTCAAATCCCGGGGATAGAGGTAGGTGTAACTGGCGGTCATCGTAAAAAGATCAGGCAGTGGCTGCAGGTCAAGCGCGATTTCATATCCGATGATACGGGCGCGCGTGATGTTGCGAAATGCGATGCGGCCGTCTGCGGGATCAATGCGCGGCTCTACGAGATTCTCGTAATCATTCCAGAACAGCGCGGCATCGACACTGCTTCCGAAGAGGAAGTCCTGTTTGAATCCCAGTTCATATGAGGTACTGCGCTCGGCCTTCAGGTCTGGATTCGGTTTGGTGAGAATGCCACCCGCGCTGGCGGAGGTAAAACGTTCGGCGATGGAAGGCGACCGGAAGCCCCAGCCATGCGATGCGCGCACGAGTCCACCGCTCCACGGGACGTAGGTGAGTCCCACACGTGGATTCAGCTGAGCATCGATATCAAGCGAGTCGATTGCGGTCAGGTCATACCTCGCACCGAGCGAGAGATGCCAGTCCTTCCCCAGGGAAAGGTCGTCCTGTGCATACCAGGCAACCGTCACACCGTCACGCAGGCCAAAGGTGCGGGAATCCACGGTGCTGTAGGACGCATCGACACCGAAGGTCAGGAAATTATCCTCGTTGAGTGTGTAACTCCCCTGGTATTCCCCGCCAAGCAGCCACGCGGTGGATTGCGTCTGATCGGTAGGACGAAAACGGAAATCCGACGTGTCGCTGGTAGTCTCATACGCGGTGCGGTAGGCGTTGAGACGAAACATGGAGGCAAAACGCGAGCTGTGTGTATGACGGTACTGCACGGAGGCCTGCGTTTTGAGGCTGTGAATATGCTCGGACAGGTCCGCGTTCACCGGTGGCTGAAGTGCATGCTCGAGATCCCGCCAGTATACCCAGTTGCCGTGGTCATCATCGCTGTGATTGATGGAAACATTGAGGTTCCCTGACGGCGACATGCAGTACCAGGCCCGTCCGTTGAGATTCCATCGCACAAAATCCGCGTTCTGACGATACGACTGATCGTTCCGCAGTCCACCGGTGAGCAGATAGCTGAAATCACCGTGTGCATCGCCGTGCTGGAGGTCTACCCCGTTCATGTATCGCGGACTCTCACCCCACCATTTCCACTGCTCCCACTGCGGTGTATCCCAGAACCCGCTGTACAGTCGCACCCTGGTAACGCGTTCGCGTGGCTCACGCGTCAGCACGTTGATGACGCCCCCGAGCGCGCTTGAGCCATACAGCGCGGATCCCGCCCCCTTCACAACTTCTATGCGGTCAACAGCAAACATCGGCACGACATCGAACTTGATTTCCCCGGCATCGCCTGCGAGCACGGGCGCCCCATCGACGAGCAGGAGTACCCTGCTCCCGAGGGCCCTGCTGTAGCCACTTGAACCGCGGATATTCACCTGGTCTTCCGTGATGTTCACGCCCGAAACCTTGCGCAGGGCGTTGTCCAGCCGGTAAATGCCGCGCGCTTCGATATCGTCCGCGTCGAAGATCGCAATGCTGACCGGGATTTCCTCGAGACTCTGCGCATGCCGCCCCGCAGTGACAATCACCTCCCCGGTTTCGATCACACTCTCGATCAGTGTGAAGTTGTGCACCGCAGTTTCGCCATCACTGATATCGACTACTACTGTTTTGCGCGAATAGCCGATCATGCTGCACTGCACGGTATAACTTCCGGCGGACAGCTGGGTAATACGATATTTACCCTCCGCATCCGTCGCGGCGCCGAGAACAGTTCCACGGATCGCAACATTGGCTCCGATCAGCGGCAAGCCCTCGGCATCGGTAACGCTTCCCTGCAATGTTGCGTTCTGCGCGTCCGCGCCTGCGGGAAGTGTGGCCAGAAATAGCACAGTCCAGACGAGAAGCTGGACTGCTATCCTGAAAGGGATTGTTTTCATGTATTACCTGCGGTTTTTTCGCACAGCCTGGTCAATGCGGTAGAGAATCTCTTCCTGCTTCTGCATGTCGTGCACGAAATCCGTTTCGTCACTGTCAAGCGTCAGCACCTCCCCGGCGTCATAGCGTGAAATCCAGTCCTCGTACAGCACGTTGAGCTGTTCGAGATAGTGCAGGTCGATCCCCTGCTCGAAATCGCGTCCGCGAAGCCGTATCTGCCGTTGCAGTGTCGGGATACTGGCGCGGAGGTAGATCAGGAGATCCGGGGGACGAAGGTAGGATGTCATCGCAGCGTACAGGGCACGATAATTTTCATAATCCCGGTCATCCATCCTTCCGAGGTTATGGAGATTGACAGCGAAGATCTCCGCGTCCTCGTAAATCGACCTGTCCTGCACCACGGAACGCGACTGCTCAGAAATATCCCGGTGCAGCGTAAAGCGTTTGGAAAGGAAATACACCTGGAGATGGAAAGACCATCGGTTCATATCCCTGTAAAAATCGGGCAGATAGGGATTGTCATCCACCGATTCAAAATGTGGCTCCCAGCCGAATTTCTCGTGCAGAAGCGAGGTGAGTGAGGATTTTCCCGAGCCTATATTTCCGGCGATGGCGATAAACATATCAAGCGTCCTGTTGCCAGTGCAGATCTTTCTGGCCCGCGGTGTGGTTGGCATAGCGGGCAAGGACAAAGAGGAAATCAGAAAGTCGGTTGACGTACTGCAGATCGAGTTCGTTGATGTCCTCAAGCGTGGAGAGATGCACGAGCAGCCTCTCTGCCCGTCGGCATACAGTCCGCGCCATGTGCAGGCGGGCAGCAGTCTCGGTCCCGCCCGGAAGGATGAAAAACCGAATGGGCTCAAGTTCTTCCTCGAGTCCATCAATACGCTGCTCCATGGTATCGATATGCTGTTGCTCTATGCGCGGAACGCTGACATTCTCGCTGTCGAGCGGTGTGGCCAGGTCGGCCCCGAGTGTGAACAGTTCGTGCTGCAGCGCCACGATTAGGCCGTGCACGGTCTCATGTACGGCCGAAGCGCGGGCGAACCCGAGCAGCGCATTGAGTTCATCGACCGTACCGTAGGCATCGATGCGGGCGCTGTCTTTTCCCACACGCCGCCCCCCGAAGAGTGCGGTTTTGCCCTGGTCTCCTGTTCTCGTGTAGATTTTCACGATGCGGAATCTTCCTTCCTGAAGGGTTTGAGTGCGGAAATCACATCAGCCGGAGTGGGTATATCCGACCAGGTGGCTTCCACCGTGCCGTTATGCAGGATGAATACGCGTGGCAACGTCCTGTAAAGGGGACGCGCAAATCGCGGCTCAATTGCCGCAACGGGAAATGCGGCCGCGTATTCGAACATGAGCGAAGTGAGATGCTCGGTCCCGTCGATAATGAGTCCGACCGCAGAGGCGACTTCATCCTTCTGCGCGATGTCATTCATATGCTGCACCTGCGAGGCGACATCGTCTGCCTTGACGGTGAAGAGGAACACGACATGCGTCCCCTGGTTCAGATCCTTTCCGTACAGTCCATCGACGGGCCAGGTGTCAAAATGGCTTCCCGGACTCAGCTGTGTTACGAGGTCGTCCGCGGGAATAGCCGGACTCGCGGCCGTGACTCCGGCAGCAATCAGGCCAACGGCGAGCGATACGGCCAATCGCGGCATCACACGTTCCACCTTATGCTTCCACAGCACGACGGCGGCAAAGAGGACGGCAATGAGCATGAGGCTGTCCTCAATGATCACCATCTCGGGTCCGCGGTGATACAGATTCCCGAAGCAGCCGCAGTTTTCTCCGAGTCCGATAGACATCCCGTACACGGTGATGGCAATGAAGAACAGGAGAATCCCCGCGGTGAGCAGCGGCACAATCTTCGGATACAGGTTGACGATGAGACCAGCGGCCAGGATACATTCGACAATGATCAGTGACCATGCCGCAACCGGCGCGAGATCCGGGAGGATCTGATACTCCGCAATCTGTTCGACGAAGGCCTGTGGGTCGAGGGCCTTCATCACTGCGGCCAGCAGGAATACCAGGGCCACGATAATTTCAAGAACACGTGCGATACTGAAGAGCACGCGGTTGGATGAAAGCTGCATGAATGGTATCAGCGTAGAATGTTAACGATGCGGTCCTCTATGGGGTTGTTCGGTTCCCCGATAATGCGGTCAAGTTCCTTCCCATTCTGCATGATGATGACCGCAGGATAATCGTGACCATATTTCTCCAGCTCCGCAGCCGGCTCGTTCCCGCCCATCGCAATACCGATATACCGCACGTTGAATGCCTCGTTGTTGGCATCGTCAAAGACGCGCAGTACGGTGGGAAGCACGACCTTGCAGGTCGAGCACCAGGTGGCGAACATCACGACGACGTCCGTTTTCTTTTTGTACGACTTGAGAAAGCTGATGGACTTGCTGTTGGGCTTGTACGCTTTCTTCCGCACAGCATAGTCGGGACTGTGCGCGAGGATAATTTCAGCAGGAGTTTCGCCGACCAATGTTTGCCGTATCGTCATCGCCACTTTTTTGCCATCCACCTTGAACGTGCTGGCACCACCGTGCATACGGTACTTGCTGATTGAGCTTCCCCGCGGGATACCGCTGGTGGAAATGAAACTGCCATCGACCTTGATGGAAGTCGTCTTGAGACGATAGACTTTCTTTTTCCCGAGATCGATGAGCACAGGATGTTTCAGCCGCTCAGAGGTAAGAATCAGGTATGGCTGATAGTTGGTAGGCTGAAATACCTGGGCGGAAATATCAATGTCGCCACCAATTTCCACGCCGAATTGCGCGTTTTCCTCCCACTCGAGCGAACCCTGTCCGGCAACACTGCTGAAAACCAGACTCACGGCGAAGACTGCGGCGAGTGTCAGTCGAAATATGTTCATGCTGTTTTCTCCATTGAAACAAGTTACGAAAAGCCCTCTGGCGGCGCAATGCAGAGCGCTGTCCTGCAATCGAAAACGGGCGCATATCCTGTAAACCCGGGCTTGTCCCGCGTTGTTCCGCAAGCGATATTTAGAATCAAGACATTGCCAACAACATAGACTGCATAGCCATGAAGGAAACCATACAGACACTGCTCGCTGCTGATCCGTCACACGCCGGTACAAAGGAACTCGCCCTGCTCGACGAGGTCTGGCATGCGATGCGCGAGGGACGCATTCGCGCCGCCAGCAATATCGAAGGCGCATGGGTCGCCAATACGGAAGTCAAGAACGTCATTCTCTGGGCATTTCGTGCCGGAGTGCTGCAGGATGTTCCTGCAGGTGAGACATTCCATTTCACCGACAAACACACATTGCCGGTCCAACGTTTCAGCGCGGAGAGCGGTCGTCGCATTGTCCCGGGCGGGACCACCGTGCGCGACGCTTCGTATCTCGCTCCCGGTGTCATCATCATGCCGCCCGCCTACGTCAACATCGGCGCTTATGTAGACGAGCAAACCATGATCGACAGCCACGCCCTCGTGGGCTCCTGCGCGCAGATAGGGAAACGTGTCCACCTGAGCGCCGGGGTCCAGGTAGGTGGCGTACTCGAACCCGTCGGTGCTGTCCCTGTGGTGATAGAAGATGACGTCATGGTAGGCGGAAACAGTGGGATCTATGAAGGCACCATCGTGCGCCGCCGCGCGGTCATTGGAACGGGCGTGATTCTCAATGCATCCACGCCGGTATACGATTGCGTTCACGGCCGCATACTGCGGCGCAGCAATGATGGTCCGCTCGAAATTCCGGAAAACGCCGTCGTCGTTGCCGGCTCTCGTCCCGCGCGCGGCGAATTCGCCCGCACGGAAGGATTACAGATGTACACCCCGCTGATCATCAAGTACAGGGATGAGAAGACCGACGCCGCCACCGCGCTCGAGGAAAGCCTCCGCTGAGTGCCACGCTGCCTCAGACCCGTATCCCGGCACCGCAGACGCTGGCGATACTTGACACTGTAGCG
Protein-coding regions in this window:
- a CDS encoding HAD-IA family hydrolase, translated to MPLFLMFDLDGTLVDSMGDIHIASNLLLAEFGLPEIDLARLRPCIGRGVEYLVHGILLASGWNADIPAGAVPRYRELYAAHALDTTKPYPGVRETLDRLDVNMAVISNKPEQASRAILEALRLDMHFVHIAGGDSYSAMKPSPVPLLSMMELVGAHGEESWMIGDSVYDIEAGKSAGVRTAAVTWGFQPVEKLKALHPERMCSAFEEISDLR
- a CDS encoding tetratricopeptide repeat protein, coding for MLKRIMFLSIIILAIAATSAFAQDNNEAKKLFNEGNALLKSGDFAGAITKYDAALKLEKHEFYYYQKGLALKKSRKTDEALEAFKSAVKTNPEWAIGYFALAGAYFSDGKYQDAIENYELALKKNPTLGQAKKGLAAAQTARAQQLLTKGETGKAAELAASAVENDESYDKAYVIMAQAYNKDGKYNDAIKAAQNGIKYNKSPRKGAAYFELGLAYRNLGSTAKAKDAFTNAKKDPSYARNADYELKMLK
- a CDS encoding TonB-dependent receptor is translated as MKTIPFRIAVQLLVWTVLFLATLPAGADAQNATLQGSVTDAEGLPLIGANVAIRGTVLGAATDAEGKYRITQLSAGSYTVQCSMIGYSRKTVVVDISDGETAVHNFTLIESVIETGEVIVTAGRHAQSLEEIPVSIAIFDADDIEARGIYRLDNALRKVSGVNITEDQVNIRGSSGYSRALGSRVLLLVDGAPVLAGDAGEIKFDVVPMFAVDRIEVVKGAGSALYGSSALGGVINVLTREPRERVTRVRLYSGFWDTPQWEQWKWWGESPRYMNGVDLQHGDAHGDFSYLLTGGLRNDQSYRQNADFVRWNLNGRAWYCMSPSGNLNVSINHSDDDHGNWVYWRDLEHALQPPVNADLSEHIHSLKTQASVQYRHTHSSRFASMFRLNAYRTAYETTSDTSDFRFRPTDQTQSTAWLLGGEYQGSYTLNEDNFLTFGVDASYSTVDSRTFGLRDGVTVAWYAQDDLSLGKDWHLSLGARYDLTAIDSLDIDAQLNPRVGLTYVPWSGGLVRASHGWGFRSPSIAERFTSASAGGILTKPNPDLKAERSTSYELGFKQDFLFGSSVDAALFWNDYENLVEPRIDPADGRIAFRNITRARIIGYEIALDLQPLPDLFTMTASYTYLYPRDLSTESILKYRPRHLVYLSGNLTLGPVSLGADFRYVSRMENIDRELTIVIPDSEKRVAAYVTDLRLALEGGSVGLPLRLSFLVDNVFQYHYTEVVANIAPMRRFRLMLEASM
- a CDS encoding deoxynucleoside kinase, which codes for MFIAIAGNIGSGKSSLTSLLHEKFGWEPHFESVDDNPYLPDFYRDMNRWSFHLQVYFLSKRFTLHRDISEQSRSVVQDRSIYEDAEIFAVNLHNLGRMDDRDYENYRALYAAMTSYLRPPDLLIYLRASIPTLQRQIRLRGRDFEQGIDLHYLEQLNVLYEDWISRYDAGEVLTLDSDETDFVHDMQKQEEILYRIDQAVRKNRR
- a CDS encoding cob(I)yrinic acid a,c-diamide adenosyltransferase produces the protein MKIYTRTGDQGKTALFGGRRVGKDSARIDAYGTVDELNALLGFARASAVHETVHGLIVALQHELFTLGADLATPLDSENVSVPRIEQQHIDTMEQRIDGLEEELEPIRFFILPGGTETAARLHMARTVCRRAERLLVHLSTLEDINELDLQYVNRLSDFLFVLARYANHTAGQKDLHWQQDA
- a CDS encoding 2,3,4,5-tetrahydropyridine-2,6-dicarboxylate N-succinyltransferase; this encodes MKETIQTLLAADPSHAGTKELALLDEVWHAMREGRIRAASNIEGAWVANTEVKNVILWAFRAGVLQDVPAGETFHFTDKHTLPVQRFSAESGRRIVPGGTTVRDASYLAPGVIIMPPAYVNIGAYVDEQTMIDSHALVGSCAQIGKRVHLSAGVQVGGVLEPVGAVPVVIEDDVMVGGNSGIYEGTIVRRRAVIGTGVILNASTPVYDCVHGRILRRSNDGPLEIPENAVVVAGSRPARGEFARTEGLQMYTPLIIKYRDEKTDAATALEESLR